The following proteins come from a genomic window of Gottfriedia acidiceleris:
- a CDS encoding Ger(x)C family spore germination protein, which yields MKKVLITTLMVFQLFILTGCWGSRTINDQTMVTSIGIDYKNNQYIVTIQALNYSNIAKQESGNLQVPAPPLVGQSTGKSLQSAFNKLDEISPIPLYYGHVNSVILSNSAISEKMKDINSFINGRPLLRYTMWIFGTNRDIKDIFSSQNFFNLPFLYTVVSNPDEKSRGSLILLSLKFHQLISRYYQPVGTILIPSLDIDETNFKEKTKDKVAYINGAYVLSRQKYKGLVTINDVRSLDFFHQENDHMPLLVKKDKLNIEIRSSRGSVKVMRGGKKPKYIINIKTKVAVLENENNLSIKKMTSIIRNEMKKQILSTIKKGEELHADLLNISEKAYRFNRKEWDIKTLNSVNANSIKDIKVKVHIIGTKSYKR from the coding sequence ATGAAAAAAGTATTAATCACCACATTGATGGTCTTTCAATTATTCATTTTGACAGGATGTTGGGGAAGTCGTACGATTAACGATCAAACAATGGTAACAAGTATAGGGATTGACTATAAAAACAATCAATATATTGTCACGATTCAGGCACTCAACTATTCGAATATTGCCAAGCAAGAAAGCGGAAATTTACAAGTTCCTGCACCACCATTAGTCGGACAATCAACTGGGAAAAGTCTACAGTCAGCATTTAATAAATTAGATGAAATTTCACCTATACCATTATATTATGGTCATGTAAATAGTGTAATTTTAAGTAACTCGGCAATTAGTGAAAAAATGAAAGATATTAATTCATTTATTAACGGCAGACCGTTATTAAGGTATACAATGTGGATTTTTGGTACCAATCGAGATATTAAGGATATTTTTTCAAGTCAAAATTTTTTTAATTTACCTTTTTTATATACAGTAGTATCTAATCCAGATGAAAAGAGTAGGGGGAGTCTAATCCTTTTAAGCTTAAAATTTCATCAGTTGATTTCAAGGTATTATCAGCCTGTGGGAACAATTTTGATTCCTTCATTAGATATTGATGAAACGAATTTTAAAGAAAAAACAAAAGATAAGGTTGCCTATATTAACGGTGCTTATGTTCTCTCTCGACAAAAATATAAAGGTCTAGTAACAATAAATGATGTTAGATCTTTAGATTTTTTTCATCAAGAAAATGATCATATGCCACTTTTAGTTAAAAAAGATAAATTAAATATCGAAATAAGAAGCTCAAGGGGCTCAGTGAAAGTAATGCGTGGTGGTAAGAAGCCAAAATACATTATTAACATAAAAACAAAAGTTGCGGTTTTAGAAAACGAGAATAATTTAAGTATAAAGAAAATGACTTCTATAATAAGAAATGAAATGAAAAAGCAAATTTTATCAACAATTAAAAAAGGAGAAGAGCTTCATGCAGATCTTCTCAATATTTCGGAAAAGGCTTACCGATTTAATCGAAAAGAATGGGATATAAAAACCTTGAATTCAGTTAATGCTAATTCAATAAAAGATATAAAAGTAAAAGTACATATTATTGGTACTAAATCTTATAAAAGATGA
- a CDS encoding spore germination protein encodes MAKESATLNNLNLLEFMECFNHSSDIDFRTKSYKEGEVLHYVIVMFCPNLIDIQFSNQIINDMFQIINREKKFNFELVSNLVETKRLQTVSNLKLEVEENLFSGALVIFSSYLNDIFFISVANLPKRTPEESNLETSIRGPRDGFVENISDNMALIRQRLKTSTLKSIEYTIGERSRTKVLLTYIEDIINPSILSDVKQRLSSIKKDAIVSSYEIEEALYDQPFSIFPLLDNIGRPDFVAQSLNQGRFAVIVDGNPTCLIGPTNLNQLIYSPEDIHASFFYMNVVRYLRILAVLTTIFLPGFYIALLTYHLDQIPYPFLATIATSRNGLPFSASQEAVLMLVFFELFKEAGIRLPKAVGQTVAVLGGLFIGDAAIRAGLTSPAMLVVIALTVISGYTLINQNISGNIVILRFFVLFLSSILGLIGFFTSFFLLITMVVSLESFGQPFIPVFSVPSKSDFLNVLIKLPQKYKKNRNQSLHPIDKDRQRK; translated from the coding sequence ATGGCAAAAGAATCGGCAACTTTAAATAACCTAAATCTACTAGAGTTTATGGAATGTTTTAATCATTCATCGGATATTGATTTCAGAACGAAATCGTATAAAGAAGGTGAAGTGCTCCATTACGTAATTGTCATGTTTTGTCCAAATTTGATTGATATTCAATTTAGTAATCAAATTATTAATGATATGTTTCAGATAATAAATCGGGAAAAAAAGTTTAATTTTGAGTTAGTAAGTAATCTAGTTGAAACAAAGAGGTTACAAACAGTATCTAATCTTAAATTAGAAGTTGAAGAAAACTTATTTTCTGGCGCCCTAGTAATTTTTAGTTCTTATTTAAATGATATATTTTTTATTTCTGTAGCAAATCTTCCAAAACGAACGCCAGAGGAATCTAATTTAGAAACTTCAATTCGTGGACCTAGAGACGGTTTTGTAGAAAATATTTCAGATAATATGGCATTAATTCGTCAAAGACTTAAAACATCAACATTAAAAAGTATTGAATATACAATTGGTGAACGAAGCCGTACAAAAGTTTTATTAACCTATATTGAAGACATTATTAATCCTTCAATATTATCTGATGTTAAACAGCGTTTAAGTTCTATAAAAAAAGACGCAATTGTAAGTAGCTATGAAATTGAAGAAGCATTATATGATCAACCATTTTCGATTTTTCCGCTTTTAGATAATATAGGTAGACCTGATTTCGTTGCACAATCATTAAATCAAGGAAGGTTTGCAGTAATCGTTGATGGAAATCCAACTTGTTTAATAGGACCGACAAATTTAAATCAGCTTATTTATTCACCTGAAGATATACATGCAAGCTTTTTTTATATGAATGTAGTCAGGTATCTCAGAATTCTTGCTGTATTGACGACCATTTTCTTACCCGGCTTTTATATAGCATTATTGACATATCATTTAGATCAAATACCTTATCCATTTCTTGCAACGATTGCTACTTCTAGAAATGGATTACCATTTTCAGCATCACAAGAAGCAGTTTTAATGCTAGTTTTTTTCGAATTATTTAAAGAAGCAGGTATACGATTACCAAAAGCAGTAGGACAAACAGTAGCTGTTCTAGGGGGATTATTTATTGGCGATGCTGCGATCCGGGCAGGTCTAACATCACCTGCAATGCTTGTAGTCATAGCTTTAACTGTCATTTCAGGCTATACATTAATTAACCAAAATATTTCAGGTAATATTGTAATCCTTCGTTTTTTTGTCTTATTTTTATCGTCTATATTAGGGTTAATCGGCTTTTTTACAAGCTTTTTTCTACTTATTACTATGGTTGTCTCATTAGAAAGCTTTGGACAACCTTTTATTCCTGTTTTTTCTGTACCGAGTAAATCTGACTTTTTAAATGTATTGATCAAATTACCTCAAAAGTATAAGAAGAATAGAAATCAATCACTCCATCCGATCGATAAAGACCGTCAAAGGAAGTGA
- a CDS encoding GerAB/ArcD/ProY family transporter: protein MNKKFIYSVHIYILLIMSTGFMLHVFIVPSVLTSALRDSWITVVASILPFVIWTTLVFYLYKKFNNEDVVSLMFKVMYKPLAYLFSSIFVVYFLLSALVAFRFTLIWANLNYTEDIPDIVVVFLISLICFYAALKGIRTIATVAFLVLPFVVLFGFLVGIGNIKNKDYGLLFPIFEKGYHDFFHGFIYTCSGFFEIILLLFLNSFLKDKVKVKWLILVSFILLMLILGPLTGAIMEFGSHEAEKMRNPVYEQWKLLTLGVNITRLDFFSIFQWLSGAFIRISLNLFIANYIINYSGRKKWSLPALSLLVSVAVMIPWNATSFYYFLQHYYFPINLIFLLFTLLLFLAISKLKVIQYGKRIGNFK, encoded by the coding sequence ATGAATAAAAAGTTTATTTATTCAGTTCATATTTATATCTTACTTATTATGTCTACGGGATTTATGTTACATGTGTTTATCGTGCCTAGTGTTTTAACCTCTGCTCTTCGAGATTCATGGATAACGGTGGTCGCTAGTATTCTCCCTTTTGTGATTTGGACGACTTTAGTTTTTTATTTGTATAAAAAGTTTAATAATGAAGACGTTGTATCTTTAATGTTTAAAGTGATGTATAAACCATTAGCTTATCTATTCTCATCAATTTTTGTAGTTTATTTTCTATTATCAGCTTTGGTTGCTTTTCGATTTACACTTATTTGGGCAAATCTTAACTATACAGAAGACATTCCAGATATTGTCGTAGTATTTTTAATTTCTCTGATCTGCTTTTATGCAGCATTAAAAGGAATTCGTACAATTGCAACCGTTGCATTTTTAGTTTTACCATTTGTTGTTTTGTTTGGTTTCTTAGTGGGTATAGGGAATATTAAGAACAAAGATTACGGCTTATTATTTCCTATTTTTGAAAAAGGATATCATGATTTTTTTCATGGCTTTATCTATACTTGTTCAGGATTTTTTGAAATTATTTTACTTTTATTTTTAAACTCTTTTTTAAAGGATAAAGTAAAAGTAAAATGGTTAATTTTAGTAAGTTTCATATTGTTAATGTTAATTTTGGGACCTTTGACAGGAGCGATAATGGAATTTGGATCACATGAGGCAGAAAAAATGAGAAATCCTGTTTATGAGCAATGGAAACTTCTAACGCTAGGTGTGAATATTACTAGATTGGATTTCTTTTCAATTTTTCAGTGGTTATCAGGAGCTTTTATTCGAATCAGCTTAAATCTATTTATTGCAAATTACATTATTAATTACAGTGGACGGAAAAAATGGAGCTTACCTGCATTGTCTCTTTTGGTATCGGTAGCTGTAATGATTCCTTGGAATGCAACATCATTTTATTATTTTTTGCAACACTACTATTTTCCTATAAATTTAATTTTTTTACTTTTTACTCTTTTACTATTCTTAGCTATTTCAAAATTGAAGGTGATTCAGTATGGCAAAAGAATCGGCAACTTTAAATAA
- a CDS encoding S8 family serine peptidase, whose product MGEKREKSKVLKSFTVLALTSSFILGSLGQVTNVSNAASPSKAEDILASLSSEQRAALKQLSTSEETGLQISSDINLESSEETKVIVEFANKPVKVAQIEASVEGKTLTKTDAQKLIDQDHDTFTNDIGKILTNTESKKVDYKINRSFKDAFNGVSITLPANQIKNLLKSKAVKTVWSNEKFSIDPPTKNQENEQLKADEFNIANYSPYDQLDRLHAEGYTGKGIKIGILDTGMDYNHPDLKDAYKGGYDFVDNDNDPMETTYEDWKKSGKPEVNGSTYYTEHGTHVAGIIGGRGVANSEYSSVGAAPEADLYAYRVLGPYGGGTSEGIIAGIDKAVQDGMDVINMSLGATLNDPLYATSIAVNNAVLSGVTTVVAAGNDGDKMYTLGSPGSAALALTVGASSVAIDIYQYSGVLNGKNYNLRQLTKNYKDDLSVLKGKSIQLVDVGLGDPAGYKNKDVKGKFVFMNRGVYTLDSKVAYAKAQGAVGVIMANDEANKAEGAIQTFLGESMNAIPSFSVSFEEGSVISAALKAGKSDFTFGDFKKIQTASDELAGFSSRGPSRINYDIKPEVTAPGVSILSTVPFYVNDKNVDGSKPEDYKYAYARLSGTSMATPYVAGVSALLLQSNKDLQPEDIKSILMNTADPLSKAYSVFEAGSGRIDAYEAIHSNVELEVVDQTPTYINGKQKSIKELTGGISFGTYGFDDQDIADSRNITLKNRSEKAKTFNVNVKFQTGLRGSKDATGNNVTLTGPTSVKLNGISQKNVKFNLNIPKTAEKGTYEGFITFTNTQDPSETYQIPFGGRVVDEGIDYFKIDNPMFGNDTSWPANAFPFLSFDLSLKSHMKTLDVLLQDATTGEDLGLVGSFTPITMNENQDYFIGRGFSSIYYPFTGDSKNPISYDPVVAKAGNYKLKLVGTNDNGKTFVRTADFVYDVAAPNMTSSFDTLDQKVIEYKDSQFDSNGQFLYDFNINLNDPETAEASRLGLPVDQSSNAVVSFYDSPFPDNPIKTDKNGNYTDQILVKKRSTPLQVSFYGMDAARNFTGNATNMLRLVFVDQNFPYYYLKANKQTVTTGDTVNYSVRSNNIKNLKTTKINVKVDPNFATIQNVVVNDAVKQYGDAQVSVTSVPSGLSQLYTFTFTYNGTKALPEDLQLFNFDMKTAEKYTKSVPNDWYTMTATTIDQSNAVTNDVYTYMESYKIKNTYSKLNGSLSIEGTIDPATGQQNYALDQSVIGAKVTVTTYDGKTTVQPTINKSGTYSAEGLKADPMPYTYKVEVPGHFTMNRQVLLSDVVRGENLGKRYNVGLLTAAAGDVNKDDVIDVLDALAVQTYWGTNKATADFNFDKVVDKKDMDFVVRNFGLQNPTVDIAPKPKTTYKGATLDSILNDLGLNH is encoded by the coding sequence ATGGGGGAAAAGAGAGAAAAAAGTAAAGTTCTAAAAAGTTTTACTGTTTTAGCTTTAACATCTAGTTTTATTTTAGGTTCTCTAGGACAAGTAACAAATGTATCAAATGCAGCAAGTCCAAGTAAGGCAGAAGATATTTTGGCAAGTTTAAGTTCAGAGCAAAGAGCAGCTCTTAAGCAGCTTTCTACTAGTGAAGAAACTGGGCTTCAAATTTCTTCTGATATTAACTTGGAATCATCGGAAGAAACAAAAGTTATTGTAGAGTTTGCCAATAAACCAGTTAAGGTCGCTCAAATTGAGGCGAGCGTTGAAGGTAAAACATTAACAAAAACTGATGCACAAAAATTAATTGATCAAGACCATGATACTTTTACAAATGATATAGGGAAAATTTTAACAAATACAGAAAGTAAAAAGGTAGATTATAAAATTAATCGTTCATTTAAAGATGCATTCAATGGTGTTTCGATAACCCTACCAGCAAACCAAATTAAGAATCTATTAAAATCAAAAGCAGTAAAGACAGTTTGGAGTAATGAGAAATTCTCCATTGATCCGCCTACAAAAAATCAAGAAAACGAACAATTAAAAGCAGACGAGTTTAATATTGCAAACTATTCTCCATATGATCAGCTAGATCGTCTACATGCAGAAGGCTATACAGGTAAAGGGATTAAAATTGGTATTTTAGATACAGGTATGGATTATAACCATCCAGATTTAAAAGACGCATATAAAGGCGGATATGATTTTGTCGATAATGATAATGATCCGATGGAAACAACATATGAGGATTGGAAGAAATCAGGAAAACCAGAAGTAAATGGTTCTACTTATTATACTGAACATGGTACACATGTTGCAGGAATTATCGGTGGGCGTGGAGTAGCTAATAGTGAGTATTCATCTGTTGGTGCTGCACCAGAAGCAGATCTTTATGCTTATCGTGTACTTGGTCCATATGGTGGAGGAACAAGTGAAGGAATTATAGCAGGAATTGATAAAGCAGTACAAGATGGTATGGACGTTATTAACATGTCACTTGGTGCAACACTGAATGACCCACTTTACGCTACTTCAATCGCTGTAAATAACGCAGTATTAAGTGGGGTAACGACAGTTGTTGCAGCTGGTAATGATGGGGACAAAATGTATACATTAGGTTCGCCAGGATCGGCTGCTTTAGCTTTAACAGTTGGAGCTTCATCAGTTGCAATTGATATTTATCAATATTCAGGTGTACTTAATGGTAAAAATTACAATCTAAGACAATTAACGAAAAATTATAAAGATGATTTATCAGTATTAAAAGGGAAATCGATTCAACTAGTTGATGTAGGACTTGGAGATCCAGCTGGTTATAAAAATAAAGATGTAAAAGGTAAATTTGTATTCATGAACCGAGGAGTTTATACATTAGACTCTAAAGTTGCATATGCGAAAGCACAAGGTGCTGTTGGTGTTATCATGGCTAACGATGAAGCGAACAAGGCAGAGGGAGCAATTCAGACATTCCTTGGTGAATCAATGAATGCGATCCCTTCATTCTCAGTTTCATTTGAAGAGGGTTCAGTAATTTCTGCAGCATTAAAAGCTGGAAAATCAGATTTTACATTTGGTGATTTTAAGAAAATCCAAACAGCATCTGATGAATTAGCAGGGTTTAGTTCAAGAGGTCCTTCACGAATCAATTATGATATCAAACCAGAAGTTACAGCACCTGGAGTATCAATACTATCAACTGTTCCATTTTATGTAAATGATAAAAACGTTGATGGCTCTAAACCTGAAGATTATAAATATGCTTATGCACGACTATCAGGTACTTCAATGGCTACTCCTTATGTAGCAGGTGTATCAGCATTATTACTTCAATCAAATAAAGACCTACAACCAGAAGATATCAAATCAATTCTAATGAATACAGCTGACCCGTTATCAAAAGCTTATAGTGTATTTGAAGCAGGTAGTGGACGTATTGACGCATATGAAGCAATTCATTCGAATGTAGAATTAGAAGTAGTAGATCAAACGCCAACATATATTAATGGCAAACAAAAATCAATTAAAGAATTAACTGGTGGTATTAGCTTCGGAACTTATGGTTTTGATGATCAAGATATTGCAGATTCTCGTAATATTACATTAAAAAATCGTAGCGAAAAAGCAAAAACATTTAATGTTAATGTCAAATTCCAAACTGGATTAAGAGGATCAAAAGATGCAACTGGGAACAATGTAACTTTAACTGGTCCTACTTCTGTAAAATTAAATGGAATTAGCCAAAAGAATGTTAAGTTTAACTTAAATATCCCAAAAACAGCAGAAAAAGGAACTTACGAAGGATTTATTACATTTACGAATACTCAGGATCCATCAGAAACATATCAAATTCCATTTGGTGGTCGTGTAGTTGATGAAGGCATTGATTATTTTAAAATTGATAATCCGATGTTTGGTAATGATACGAGCTGGCCAGCAAATGCATTCCCGTTCTTATCATTTGATCTTTCATTAAAGTCACATATGAAGACATTAGATGTATTGCTACAAGATGCTACTACAGGTGAAGATCTTGGTTTAGTTGGTTCTTTCACACCAATCACAATGAATGAAAATCAAGATTACTTTATCGGAAGAGGATTTAGTTCAATTTACTATCCATTTACTGGTGATTCAAAAAATCCGATTAGTTATGATCCAGTTGTAGCAAAAGCAGGAAACTATAAATTAAAATTAGTTGGTACGAATGATAATGGAAAGACATTCGTAAGAACAGCTGATTTCGTTTATGATGTTGCAGCACCAAATATGACTTCTAGTTTTGATACATTAGATCAAAAAGTAATTGAATACAAAGATAGCCAATTTGATTCAAATGGTCAATTCTTATACGACTTTAACATTAATCTAAATGATCCTGAAACTGCAGAAGCAAGTCGTTTAGGTTTACCTGTAGATCAGTCTAGTAATGCAGTTGTATCGTTTTACGATAGTCCGTTCCCAGATAATCCAATTAAAACAGATAAGAACGGTAACTATACTGACCAAATTTTAGTTAAGAAGCGTTCAACACCATTACAAGTTTCATTCTATGGTATGGATGCAGCAAGAAACTTTACTGGAAATGCAACAAATATGTTAAGACTAGTATTCGTAGATCAAAATTTCCCGTACTATTATTTAAAAGCAAATAAACAAACAGTTACAACAGGTGATACTGTAAATTACAGCGTACGTTCAAACAATATTAAAAACTTAAAAACAACTAAAATTAATGTAAAAGTTGATCCGAATTTTGCAACAATTCAAAATGTCGTTGTAAATGATGCAGTAAAACAATATGGTGATGCACAAGTCTCTGTAACTTCAGTACCTTCTGGATTAAGTCAGCTTTATACATTTACTTTTACTTATAATGGAACAAAGGCTTTACCAGAAGACTTACAATTATTTAATTTTGATATGAAAACAGCAGAGAAATATACTAAATCAGTTCCAAATGACTGGTATACAATGACAGCAACTACAATTGACCAATCAAATGCTGTGACAAATGATGTGTATACGTACATGGAATCTTATAAAATTAAAAATACTTATTCAAAATTAAATGGATCATTAAGTATAGAAGGAACAATTGATCCGGCTACAGGTCAGCAAAACTATGCTCTTGATCAAAGTGTAATTGGTGCAAAAGTTACAGTTACTACTTATGATGGAAAAACAACTGTTCAACCTACAATTAACAAAAGTGGAACATATAGTGCAGAGGGACTGAAAGCAGATCCTATGCCATATACTTATAAAGTTGAAGTACCTGGACATTTTACAATGAACAGACAAGTTCTTTTATCAGATGTAGTACGTGGAGAGAACTTAGGAAAAAGATACAACGTAGGCTTATTAACGGCTGCAGCTGGAGACGTTAATAAAGATGATGTAATTGATGTGTTAGATGCATTAGCTGTACAAACTTATTGGGGTACTAATAAAGCTACAGCAGACTTTAACTTTGATAAAGTAGTAGATAAAAAGGATATGGACTTTGTTGTTCGAAACTTTGGATTACAAAATCCTACTGTTGATATAGCTCCAAAACCAAAAACTACTTATAAAGGTGCTACATTAGATAGTATCTTAAATGATTTAGGATTAAATCATTAA
- a CDS encoding helix-turn-helix domain-containing protein, protein MIEGEIIKFYREKMGLTQAMLGEGICTTTHVSKIERGKTAYSPDIIALFSDRLGININQEVQSFYNLEKKLHLWHDALIMKKEVQIEEYKAELEQMPFIDYSQYAAHYNLLRARYYFHNQNLDMVKQILTYVKKEYSDLSPFEKNLFYHLQGMYYISNYTSLSNEDHQKAIKVLKMINIDEYRNEEYYHHLAIAYHFGSSKILAYKYAEMALKFFQKTNNYPSAISSETLMLLQYGSELEINFSEVVERYKDLIHNCEVLGDRERKAILLNNLGVKYFKREEYETALYYFEESINETENKKSINYLRRLCNYLETCTEGTLLEKEILLGVMKRALALAKMLKSPVHITLIKLYKLKAEGAREKFYQYLSDEALPFFYSTNNKFYIEQFGKKLYKYYIEIKEYQKAAELYESIEHTFVSM, encoded by the coding sequence ATGATTGAGGGGGAAATCATAAAGTTTTATCGTGAAAAAATGGGGTTAACTCAAGCAATGCTTGGAGAAGGTATATGTACAACTACTCATGTAAGTAAAATTGAAAGAGGTAAGACGGCTTACTCACCTGATATTATTGCTTTATTCTCAGATCGTTTAGGGATCAATATTAATCAAGAAGTCCAATCTTTTTATAATTTAGAAAAAAAATTACATCTATGGCATGATGCATTAATCATGAAAAAAGAAGTACAAATAGAAGAATATAAAGCAGAACTTGAACAAATGCCCTTTATTGACTATTCACAATATGCAGCCCACTATAATTTACTAAGAGCAAGGTACTATTTTCATAATCAAAATTTAGATATGGTTAAGCAAATACTTACATATGTGAAAAAAGAATATAGTGATTTATCTCCTTTCGAGAAAAATTTATTCTATCATCTTCAAGGTATGTACTATATATCGAACTATACTAGCCTAAGTAATGAGGACCATCAAAAGGCAATTAAGGTATTAAAGATGATTAATATTGATGAATATCGAAATGAAGAATATTATCACCATCTAGCAATTGCCTATCATTTTGGAAGTTCAAAAATCTTAGCGTATAAATATGCCGAAATGGCACTTAAGTTTTTTCAGAAGACGAACAACTACCCATCTGCAATTAGTTCCGAAACCCTTATGCTTTTGCAGTACGGTAGTGAACTAGAGATCAATTTTAGTGAAGTAGTTGAACGCTATAAAGATTTGATTCATAACTGTGAAGTATTAGGAGACCGCGAACGCAAGGCCATTTTATTGAATAATCTCGGAGTGAAATATTTTAAGCGAGAAGAGTATGAAACTGCATTGTATTATTTTGAGGAAAGTATTAATGAAACCGAAAATAAAAAATCAATCAATTACTTAAGACGTTTGTGCAATTATTTAGAGACATGTACGGAAGGCACACTATTAGAAAAAGAGATACTTCTTGGTGTGATGAAAAGAGCATTAGCATTAGCAAAAATGTTAAAAAGCCCAGTACATATTACATTGATTAAATTATATAAGCTTAAGGCTGAGGGAGCCCGTGAAAAATTTTATCAATATCTATCGGATGAGGCACTCCCATTCTTTTATTCTACTAATAATAAATTTTATATCGAACAGTTTGGTAAGAAATTATATAAATACTATATAGAGATTAAAGAGTACCAAAAAGCTGCCGAGTTATATGAGTCCATTGAACATACATTTGTAAGCATGTAA
- a CDS encoding MurR/RpiR family transcriptional regulator, giving the protein MEQTNSLGKIRSYYARLSDKEKKIADYILQNPKHIIHSTITEVAEDLNVADATVFRFCKRIGFKGYQALKIALATEIMTPIQQIHEEINEKDDEITIANKIFQSNIRTLENTAQILDSASFKKAVNLILKANKVELYGVGGSSVIAMDAFHKFIRTGIKANSYTDSHFQLMSASQLTKEDVAIVISHSGSNKDILRILQVLNENGTKTIGITGFPKSPLSQNVDVSLYTSSEETEYRPEALASRIAQLSIIDALYVNLMILNAHKAKTSFEKVRTAISETRS; this is encoded by the coding sequence ATGGAACAAACGAACAGCTTAGGTAAAATTCGTTCTTATTATGCGCGATTAAGTGATAAAGAAAAAAAAATCGCTGATTATATATTACAAAACCCAAAGCATATTATTCACAGTACGATTACAGAAGTAGCTGAAGACTTAAACGTTGCAGATGCAACTGTTTTTAGATTTTGTAAAAGGATTGGATTTAAAGGATATCAAGCGCTTAAGATTGCATTAGCAACTGAAATTATGACGCCGATCCAGCAAATCCACGAGGAAATTAACGAAAAAGATGATGAAATAACAATAGCAAATAAAATATTTCAATCTAATATTCGAACACTTGAAAATACTGCCCAAATTCTAGATAGTGCATCGTTTAAAAAAGCAGTAAATCTTATTTTAAAAGCTAATAAAGTTGAATTATACGGTGTAGGTGGCTCGTCTGTTATTGCGATGGATGCCTTCCATAAATTTATTCGTACAGGAATAAAAGCGAACTCGTACACAGACTCGCACTTTCAATTGATGTCAGCTTCACAACTGACAAAAGAAGATGTTGCAATCGTTATCTCGCACTCAGGCTCAAATAAAGACATCCTTCGTATCTTGCAAGTACTAAATGAAAACGGTACCAAAACAATTGGAATTACAGGTTTTCCAAAATCACCATTAAGTCAAAATGTTGATGTCTCACTTTACACTTCTTCCGAAGAAACAGAATATCGACCAGAAGCACTTGCTTCAAGAATTGCTCAATTAAGTATTATTGATGCACTATACGTAAACTTAATGATTTTAAACGCTCACAAAGCTAAAACATCATTTGAAAAGGTAAGAACTGCAATTTCAGAAACAAGATCTTAA
- a CDS encoding TetR/AcrR family transcriptional regulator, with the protein MNQSLREIKVEKTKKLIKETLLDLIEEKGFEAISVRHITLKAGLNRGTFYLHYRDKYDLMEKSQNEILEGLQDRLIFIRPKEMNEFYSNDMVYPPILNVYHYLKENQRFIKILISTKGDPAFPRKMKEYIKETIYEKLVDLLEEEYMIEIPHEYTTAFISSAFFGLMEQWLEKEEPITPEEMAIMHMKLLKFMKKFVSQIAKP; encoded by the coding sequence ATGAATCAATCATTAAGAGAAATAAAAGTTGAAAAAACTAAGAAATTAATAAAAGAGACGTTGTTAGATTTAATAGAAGAAAAAGGATTCGAAGCTATTTCAGTTAGACATATTACATTAAAAGCAGGATTAAATCGCGGTACATTTTATCTACATTACAGAGATAAATATGATTTAATGGAAAAAAGTCAAAATGAAATATTGGAAGGATTACAGGATCGACTTATATTTATAAGGCCGAAAGAAATGAATGAGTTTTATTCAAATGATATGGTCTATCCACCTATTCTTAATGTATATCATTATTTAAAAGAAAATCAAAGATTTATTAAAATTTTAATCAGTACAAAAGGTGACCCAGCTTTTCCGAGGAAAATGAAGGAATACATTAAAGAGACGATTTATGAAAAACTAGTGGATTTATTAGAAGAAGAATACATGATTGAAATTCCACACGAATACACAACTGCATTTATTTCATCGGCATTCTTTGGACTTATGGAGCAATGGCTAGAAAAAGAAGAACCAATTACCCCTGAAGAAATGGCAATCATGCATATGAAGCTTTTGAAGTTTATGAAAAAGTTTGTTAGTCAAATCGCTAAGCCATAA